The Humulus lupulus chromosome 4, drHumLupu1.1, whole genome shotgun sequence genome has a window encoding:
- the LOC133831368 gene encoding receptor protein kinase-like protein ZAR1, whose amino-acid sequence MVSSLQFLSFFFFFVSISYGLNSDGLSLLALKAAIDTDPTGILGSWSDSDPNPCSWRGVACTRGRVIDVYLPNKGFTGYIPSELGHLDSLKRLSLAHNNFSRPISLHLFNATSLVILDLSHNSLSGPIPPQISALKFLRHLDFSSNFLNGSLPESLGQLQSLVGTLNLSYNRFTGGIPSSYGRIPVPVSLDLRHNNLTGKIPQVGSLLNQGPTAFSGNPSLCGFPLETQCPEAQNPNLSKSTSDGDQNPQKPLNENPDLISGDGRGKEGGMSVTVPIVSGISLVIGAVFVTVWIFRRKSAAETGSEGKMGKEKAETEVVVEEEGQKGKFVVMDEGFSLDLEDLLRASAYVVGKSRSGIVYRVVARGGGSGVAATVVAVRRLSECEDATWRFKDFEYEIDAIGRVHHPNIVPLRAYYYANDEKLLVTDFIRNGSLYTALHGGPSSSLPPLSWSARLKIAQGSARGLMYIHEYSPRKYVHGNIKSTKILLDDDLQPCISGFGLTRLVSGSSKFTSSASKKHNTNSSFVTAGLKITAPSTVYMAPEARIPGSKFTQKCDVYSFGVVLLEILTGKLPDEGPENDDKGLESVIRKAFKEEKPLSEIIDPALLHEAHAKKQVVAAFHIALNCTELDPEIRPRMKTVSESLDRIRLQ is encoded by the exons ATGGTTTCTTCACTTCAATTCCtttcgtttttcttcttttttgtttcaatCTCGTACGGACTCAACTCCGATGGACTCTCACTCCTCGCACTCAAAGCCGCCATCGACACCGACCCAACTGGCATTCTCGGGTCCTGGTCCGACTCCGATCCCAATCCTTGCAGCTGGCGGGGCGTGGCCTGCACGCGCGGCCGAGTCATTGATGTTTATCTTCCTAACAAGGGCTTCACTGGCTACATTCCGTCTGAACTCGGCCACCTCGACTCGCTCAAGCGACTCAGTCTCGCTCACAACAACTTCTCTCGTCCCATTTCGCTTCACCTCTTCAACGCCACCAGCCTAGTCATCCTCGACCTCTCTCACAACTCCCTCTCCGGCCCAATCCCGCCTCAAATCTCAGCACTGAAATTCCTCAGGCACCTCGACTTCTCCTCCAACTTCCTCAATGGCTCCCTCCCCGAATCCCTTGGCCAACTCCAATCCCTCGTTGGAACCCTGAACCTCTCCTATAACCGATTCACCGGCGGGATTCCTTCGTCGTACGGAAGAATTCCGGTCCCGGTCAGCTTAGATCTCCGGCACAACAACCTCACTGGGAAAATCCCTCAGGTCGGGTCACTACTTAACCAGGGACCCACCGCCTTCTCCGGAAATCCGAGCCTCTGCGGATTCCCATTAGAAACTCAATGCCCCGAAGCTCAAAATCCTAATCTCTCTAAGAGCACATCGGATGGGGATCAGAACCCTCAGAAGCCTCTGAACGAAAACCCCGATTTGATCTCCGGCGACGGGAGAGGAAAAGAGGGAGGCATGTCGGTGACCGTACCGATCGTATCGGGTATTTCGTTGGTGATCGGGGCGGTCTTCGTGACGGTCTGGATTTTCCGGCGGAAATCAGCAGCGGAGACTGGGAGCGAGGGCAAAATGGGAAAAGAAAAGGCGGAGACTGAAGTGGTAGTGGAAGAAGAGGGGCAAAAAGGTAAATTCGTAGTGATGGACGAAGGGTTCAGTTTAGACTTGGAGGATTTGCTAAGGGCATCGGCTTACGTGGTGGGGAAGAGCAGAAGTGGAATCGTGTACAGAGTGGTGGCTCGGGGTGGGGGATCAGGCGTGGCCGCAACAGTTGTAGCCGTTAGGAGGCTAAGCGAATGCGAGGACGCCACGTGGAGGTTCAAGGATTTTGAGTACGAGATCGATGCTATCGGGCGGGTCCACCATCCGAATATCGTACCGCTCAGAGCTTATTACTACGCTAACGATGAAAAACTATTGGTTACTGATTTCATCCGCAATGGTAGTCTCTACACTGCGCTCCACG GGGGTCCTTCCAGTTCTTTACCGCCATTATCATGGTCAGCAAGGTTAAAAATTGCTCAAGGAAGTGCTAGAGGCTTAATGTACATACATGAGTACAGCCCTCGgaaatatgttcatggcaacatTAAGTCAACAAAAATCCTCCTTGATGATGATTTGCAACCTTGCATATCTGGATTTGGACTCACGCGTCTTGTATCGGGTTCCTCCAAGTTCACTTCATCAGCATCCAAAAAGCATAACACAAACTCTTCCTTTGTCACTGCTGGCTTGAAAATCACGGCTCCCTCAACCGTTTACATGGCGCCTGAGGCTCGGATACCAGGCAGCAAGTTCACTCAAAAATGCGATGTGTACTCTTTTGGCGTTGTGCTTTTAGAGATTCTGACTGGTAAGCTTCCGGATGAGGGCCCTGAGAATGATGACAAGGGACTGGAGAGTGTGATCAGGAAGGCTTTTAAAGAGGAAAAGCCGTTGTCTGAGATTATAGACCCTGCACTTCTTCACGAGGCTCATGCAAAGAAACAAGTTGTTGCAGCCTTCCACATTGCCCTCAATTGCACAGAACTCGACCCAGAAATTCGTCCTCGGATGAAGACAGTCTCAGAGAGTCTTGATCGAATCAGATTGCAATGA